The following are encoded in a window of Candidatus Fluviicola riflensis genomic DNA:
- the truB gene encoding tRNA pseudouridine(55) synthase TruB: MLTEFAQGSTILVDKPLHWTSFDAVNKLRWHLRKRLGVKKLKVGHAGTLDPLATGLLVICIGKHTKLIEGLTGDAKTYTGTILLGKTTPSYDLETEYNETFPTEHITVELLESVRASFIGVQQQVPPIFSAKQVDGKRAYDLARAGKEIVLKANTIEITDFQIDSSRFPEIDFEITCSKGTYIRSIAYDFGAKLNSGGTLIALRRTASGNNHIEASKSVEDWITFIEEAEL, encoded by the coding sequence ATGCTCACTGAATTTGCCCAAGGCAGCACCATTCTGGTCGACAAACCGCTTCATTGGACTTCCTTCGATGCCGTAAATAAATTGCGCTGGCACTTACGCAAACGTTTGGGTGTGAAAAAACTCAAAGTGGGTCATGCCGGAACGCTTGATCCGCTGGCAACAGGTTTGCTGGTAATTTGCATCGGGAAGCATACCAAGCTTATCGAAGGCCTCACAGGCGACGCCAAAACCTATACGGGAACCATTTTGCTGGGAAAAACAACTCCTTCTTACGATCTCGAAACAGAGTACAACGAAACATTTCCAACCGAACACATCACTGTCGAGTTACTGGAAAGTGTTCGAGCTTCTTTTATTGGAGTGCAACAGCAGGTTCCGCCAATCTTTTCTGCCAAACAAGTCGATGGGAAACGAGCGTATGACCTGGCCCGTGCCGGAAAAGAAATTGTTTTAAAAGCCAACACTATCGAAATCACCGATTTTCAAATCGACAGCAGCCGATTTCCGGAAATTGATTTTGAAATCACCTGCAGCAAAGGAACCTATATTCGCTCCATTGCTTACGATTTCGGCGCTAAACTCAACAGTGGCGGCACCTTGATCGCTTTGCGCAGAACCGCCTCAGGCAACAATCACATCGAAGCATCAAAGTCTGTTGAAGACTGGATCACTTTCATCGAAGAAGCGGAATTATAA
- the uppP gene encoding undecaprenyl-diphosphatase UppP, with protein MSWFEAFILALIEGLTEFLPVSSTGHMIIGSSLMGIADDDFTKLFTVAIQFGAILSVVVIYFRSFLKTWSFYAKLFIAFIPTAIVGLLAKKHIDALLENVWVVATSLIIGGVILLFVDKIFQRNERSGSKEPSYVNGFVIGIFQCIAMIPGVSRSAATIIGGLTQGLTRRAAAEFSFFLAVPTMFAATVKSLYDVYKETPDVIFDNIPVLVFGNVVAFIVAILAIKLFIGLLTKHGFKLFGYYRIVLGVTLLILLMCNVDLAIVD; from the coding sequence ATGAGTTGGTTCGAAGCTTTTATCCTTGCTCTCATTGAAGGGCTGACGGAGTTTTTACCCGTTTCATCTACCGGACACATGATCATCGGTTCGTCACTCATGGGAATTGCCGATGACGATTTCACCAAATTATTTACCGTTGCCATTCAGTTTGGCGCTATTCTTTCGGTTGTAGTGATCTATTTCCGTTCGTTCTTGAAAACATGGTCGTTTTACGCCAAGTTATTCATCGCGTTTATCCCTACGGCAATTGTTGGACTTCTAGCCAAAAAACACATCGATGCCTTGCTCGAAAACGTTTGGGTGGTAGCTACTTCGTTAATCATAGGTGGTGTGATTTTGTTGTTTGTCGACAAGATCTTTCAACGAAACGAACGTTCCGGTTCCAAAGAGCCTTCTTATGTTAATGGTTTTGTAATCGGAATTTTTCAGTGCATCGCCATGATTCCGGGAGTTTCGCGCTCTGCTGCAACCATCATTGGTGGTTTAACACAAGGTTTAACACGCAGGGCAGCGGCTGAATTCTCTTTTTTCCTGGCTGTTCCAACCATGTTTGCCGCAACAGTAAAAAGTCTTTATGATGTTTACAAAGAAACGCCTGACGTGATTTTCGATAACATTCCGGTATTGGTGTTCGGAAACGTAGTTGCCTTTATCGTTGCAATTCTGGCTATTAAATTGTTCATCGGCCTGCTCACCAAACACGGATTCAAACTCTTTGGGTACTACCGGATTGTGCTTGGTGTAACCTTATTGATATTGCTGATGTGCAATGTTGACTTAGCAATCGTTGATTAA
- a CDS encoding ATPase has protein sequence MSISLAFDFVVDKENNSITVKREFAADRSLVWAAYTKSEILDQWWAPKPWKARTKSMDFKEGGHWHYAMVGPEGEEHWAWADYKNIEPKHKFTGLDAFADAEGNIDKSMPQSKWNVTFTDKGEELTQVEFHITYPDLAQLEAIIQMGFKEGLSMAMEGLDELLPKLKK, from the coding sequence ATGAGCATCAGTTTAGCATTTGATTTTGTTGTTGACAAAGAAAACAACAGTATCACCGTAAAAAGAGAATTTGCGGCAGACCGTTCACTTGTTTGGGCCGCGTACACAAAAAGTGAAATCCTGGACCAATGGTGGGCGCCAAAACCGTGGAAAGCCCGTACGAAGTCAATGGATTTCAAAGAAGGCGGACACTGGCATTACGCCATGGTAGGTCCGGAAGGTGAAGAGCACTGGGCATGGGCCGATTATAAAAACATCGAACCAAAACATAAATTCACCGGACTCGACGCGTTTGCCGACGCTGAAGGAAACATCGATAAATCCATGCCGCAATCGAAATGGAATGTAACGTTTACTGACAAAGGAGAAGAGTTGACCCAGGTTGAATTCCACATCACCTATCCCGATTTGGCGCAACTGGAAGCGATCATTCAAATGGGTTTCAAAGAAGGTTTGTCTATGGCTATGGAAGGTCTCGACGAATTGCTTCCGAAGCTGAAGAAATAA
- a CDS encoding transcriptional regulator has product MRRDVFQAIADPTRRAIILLIAVQAMTPNAIAEHFDTTRQAVSKHLRILTECELVKQEQSGREIHYQLNATKMEEIDKWLDQFKQIWESRFNQLDDVLLTLKNTKK; this is encoded by the coding sequence ATGAGAAGAGATGTATTTCAAGCGATTGCAGATCCCACGCGAAGAGCGATTATTTTGCTCATAGCGGTTCAGGCCATGACACCCAATGCGATTGCCGAGCATTTTGACACCACTCGACAAGCTGTTTCCAAACACTTGCGTATTCTTACCGAGTGCGAATTGGTAAAACAGGAGCAAAGCGGCCGCGAAATTCATTATCAACTCAACGCAACCAAAATGGAAGAAATTGACAAATGGCTTGATCAATTCAAGCAGATTTGGGAAAGTCGTTTCAACCAACTCGACGACGTATTATTAACACTCAAAAACACAAAAAAATGA
- a CDS encoding tRNA preQ1(34) S-adenosylmethionine ribosyltransferase-isomerase QueA, whose amino-acid sequence MKLSEFSFDLPDELIAEYPSPNRDEAKLMVIHRETGKIEHRLFKDIINYFTDGDVMIMNNTRVFPARMYGNKEKTGAKIEVFLLRELNRESLLWDVLVDPARKIRIGNKLYFGEDDSLVAEVIDNTTSRGRTLRFLFDGPYEEFKAKITELGETPLPKYIKREVEESDEDRYQTIYAKEEGAVAAPTAGLHFSRELLKRLELKGVNFAEVTLHVGLGTFRPVEVEDLTKHKMDSEQVIIDKKCADIVNIGKQNKKRICAVGTTSMRAIETSVSTDGMLKPYDGWTNKFIFPPYEFSIADCMITNFHTPLSTLLMMISAFVGHDLMMEAYQTAIKEKYKFYSYGDAMLIL is encoded by the coding sequence ATGAAGCTGTCCGAATTTAGTTTCGATCTACCTGACGAACTAATTGCAGAATATCCAAGTCCAAACCGTGATGAAGCCAAATTGATGGTTATTCACCGCGAAACCGGAAAAATAGAACACCGTTTGTTTAAAGATATCATTAATTATTTCACCGACGGTGATGTAATGATCATGAACAATACGCGCGTTTTTCCTGCTCGTATGTATGGAAACAAGGAAAAAACGGGCGCTAAAATCGAGGTATTCCTGTTGCGTGAATTGAACCGCGAAAGTTTGTTGTGGGACGTATTGGTTGATCCGGCACGTAAAATCAGGATTGGAAATAAACTGTACTTCGGTGAAGACGATTCATTGGTTGCCGAGGTAATTGACAATACAACTTCGCGCGGACGTACATTGCGTTTCCTGTTCGACGGACCTTACGAGGAATTCAAAGCGAAAATCACCGAGTTGGGTGAAACACCGCTTCCGAAATACATCAAACGCGAAGTAGAAGAATCAGACGAAGATCGTTATCAGACAATTTACGCCAAAGAAGAAGGCGCAGTAGCCGCTCCGACAGCTGGTTTGCACTTCTCGCGCGAGTTGTTGAAACGCCTGGAATTAAAAGGTGTGAACTTTGCCGAAGTAACCTTGCACGTAGGTTTAGGAACATTCCGTCCGGTTGAAGTCGAAGATTTGACCAAACACAAAATGGATTCCGAGCAGGTCATTATCGACAAAAAATGTGCGGATATCGTAAACATAGGAAAACAGAACAAAAAACGTATCTGCGCTGTTGGTACAACTTCTATGCGTGCCATTGAAACCTCGGTTTCTACAGACGGTATGTTGAAACCTTACGACGGTTGGACCAATAAATTTATTTTCCCTCCGTATGAATTCAGTATCGCCGATTGCATGATCACCAACTTCCACACACCGCTTTCTACCTTGCTGATGATGATCTCGGCATTCGTAGGCCACGATTTAATGATGGAAGCATACCAAACAGCGATTAAAGAGAAATATAAGTTCTATTCTTACGGCGACGCTAT
- a CDS encoding AAA family ATPase — translation MSDVAAIEQLVKDYKALKQEIHQVIVGQDEVVDQVLISIFSRGHCLLVGVPGLAKTLLVNTIAQTLGLSFNRVQFTPDLMPSDIIGSEILDESRQFKFIKGPLFSNIILADEINRTPPKTQSALLEAMQERRVTAAGQTYILPHPFFVLATQNPIEQEGTYPLPEAQLDRFMFNIWVDYPSYLEELAIVRSTTSDVQIKLNQIVSGEKIAEYQELIRRIPVADNVLEYAVKLVGKTRKDSDLAPQMTKDFISWGAGPRASQYLIVGAKCHAALQGKFSPDIEDVKAVAAPILRHRIVRNYRAEAEGYTTDKIIAALL, via the coding sequence ATGTCAGACGTTGCAGCTATCGAACAACTCGTAAAAGATTATAAAGCACTTAAACAGGAAATTCATCAGGTAATTGTGGGCCAGGATGAGGTGGTAGATCAGGTACTGATTTCCATCTTTTCACGCGGACATTGTTTGCTTGTCGGAGTACCCGGATTGGCAAAAACGTTGTTGGTGAATACCATCGCACAAACCTTGGGATTATCGTTTAACCGTGTGCAGTTTACGCCCGATTTGATGCCGTCAGATATCATCGGTTCAGAAATTCTGGACGAATCACGTCAGTTCAAATTCATCAAAGGCCCGTTGTTCAGCAACATTATCCTGGCCGATGAGATCAACCGTACACCGCCAAAAACACAATCTGCCTTGCTCGAAGCGATGCAGGAACGACGTGTAACAGCCGCCGGACAAACGTATATATTGCCGCATCCGTTTTTCGTATTGGCAACTCAAAATCCGATTGAGCAAGAGGGAACGTATCCGCTTCCCGAAGCACAGCTTGACCGTTTCATGTTCAATATTTGGGTTGATTATCCAAGTTATTTGGAGGAATTGGCGATTGTACGTAGCACTACTTCGGATGTTCAGATCAAATTGAATCAGATTGTTAGCGGTGAAAAAATCGCCGAATACCAGGAATTAATTCGTCGTATTCCGGTTGCTGATAACGTGTTGGAATACGCTGTGAAACTCGTTGGGAAAACCCGTAAAGACAGTGATTTGGCACCACAAATGACCAAAGATTTCATTTCGTGGGGAGCTGGTCCGAGGGCATCGCAATACCTGATCGTTGGTGCGAAATGTCACGCTGCGTTGCAGGGAAAATTCTCACCGGATATCGAAGATGTGAAAGCGGTGGCAGCGCCTATTTTGCGTCACCGTATCGTGCGTAACTACCGCGCCGAAGCTGAAGGATATACGACTGATAAGATTATCGCAGCGTTGTTGTAA
- a CDS encoding aspartate kinase: protein MKVFKFGGASVKDAQAVRNVSHILSLFTQDKLIVVISAMGKTTNSMEAIVDALWKRDEKKYQELVEERYQFHLNIVGELFPEAHFSIYHELETVFDRLKNRYNQPLSDNFNFEYDQIVSIGEVISTMIVEAFLKEEGHSTMWIDSRKYIRTNHTYREGEVDWGKTETIIKDQLLPEFKLKRIAVTQGFVGHTSEGFTTTLGREGSDFSAAIYAYCADAESVTIWKDVPGMLNADPKWFDNTVKLDKISFKEAIELSYYGATVIHPKTIKPLQNKGIELHVKSFIDPNAEGTTIQASGNYDHLVPSFIFKMDQVLMSFTPKDFSFIVEQNLGDIFQLLAKQGVKINLMQNSALSFSIVFDRSKIDPMQLVELFKGQYEVRYNEGLELVTIRHYDQATIDRVNVNKDILVEQRTRQTIRMVMKDLG from the coding sequence ATGAAGGTTTTCAAATTCGGTGGCGCTTCTGTGAAAGACGCTCAGGCCGTTCGGAATGTTTCTCATATTCTGTCTCTTTTCACCCAAGACAAGTTGATTGTTGTAATATCCGCTATGGGGAAAACAACCAACTCGATGGAGGCAATTGTAGACGCACTGTGGAAACGCGACGAAAAGAAATACCAGGAACTCGTGGAAGAACGCTATCAGTTTCACCTCAATATTGTGGGGGAATTGTTTCCCGAAGCGCATTTTTCGATTTACCACGAACTCGAAACAGTGTTTGATCGCTTGAAAAATCGCTATAATCAGCCGCTTTCGGATAATTTCAACTTTGAATACGACCAAATTGTTTCAATCGGCGAAGTGATTTCCACCATGATTGTGGAAGCATTCCTGAAAGAAGAAGGTCACTCCACGATGTGGATCGATTCGCGGAAATACATTCGCACCAATCATACGTATCGCGAGGGTGAAGTGGATTGGGGAAAAACCGAGACGATCATCAAAGATCAGTTACTCCCTGAGTTCAAGCTAAAACGCATTGCTGTTACGCAAGGTTTTGTGGGACATACATCCGAAGGATTTACCACAACACTTGGCCGCGAAGGTTCGGATTTTAGTGCAGCCATTTATGCTTATTGCGCCGATGCGGAAAGCGTAACGATTTGGAAAGACGTTCCGGGGATGCTCAACGCCGATCCGAAATGGTTTGACAACACAGTGAAACTGGATAAAATCTCTTTCAAAGAAGCTATTGAATTATCCTATTACGGAGCAACGGTGATTCACCCGAAAACGATCAAACCATTGCAGAACAAAGGAATCGAATTGCACGTAAAATCATTTATCGATCCGAATGCTGAAGGAACAACGATCCAGGCTTCGGGCAATTATGATCATCTGGTGCCGTCGTTTATTTTTAAAATGGACCAGGTATTGATGTCGTTTACACCAAAAGATTTCTCGTTTATCGTGGAACAAAACCTGGGCGATATTTTCCAATTGCTGGCGAAGCAAGGTGTGAAAATTAATCTGATGCAAAATTCGGCATTGAGTTTCTCGATTGTGTTTGATCGCTCGAAAATAGATCCGATGCAATTAGTGGAATTGTTTAAAGGCCAATACGAGGTGCGCTATAACGAAGGATTGGAATTAGTGACGATTCGTCATTACGATCAGGCAACGATTGACCGCGTGAATGTGAACAAGGATATTTTGGTGGAGCAAAGGACAAGACAGACGATCCGGATGGTGATGAAGGATTTGGGGTGA